A genome region from Candidatus Wallbacteria bacterium includes the following:
- a CDS encoding class I SAM-dependent DNA methyltransferase yields the protein MVEIKIKQDRRSTVPLSINEIRSRALAFSKEWAEEKSENAEAQTFWNDFFHVFGFNRRRLASFEEPAKKSDGQGGFIDLLWRSVLLVEHKSRGKNLDKAFNQALDYFPGLKDRDLPRYILVSDFARFRLYDLENKAQHEFQLSELYKNIKLFNFIAGYRTEALKPEDPANIEAAELMGKLHDQLKEVGYAGHHLEVYLVRLLFCLFADDTAIFERGHFQDYIETKTQEDGSDLAQHLSTIFYILNTPEEQRLTNLDDHLASFPYVNGKLFSEQLPPAAFDSKMRQILLECAALDWSRISPAIFGSLFQSVMIPELRRNLGAHYTTEQNILKVIHPLFLDKLIGEFNKLKTKRSKAKLEEFHKRLAKLKFLDPACGCGNFLVISYRELRMLELEVLREIYKKEKNAVLEISHIVLLDVDQFFGIEIEEFPAQIAQVALWMTDHQMNMRISEEFGQYFSRLPLTKAPSIVCGNALQIDWSTIIKPTELSFILGNPPFIGHHLQIPSQKAEMLAIYGKEEKSAGVMDYVTAWYCKAVSYIKGTAIKVAYVSTNSITQGEQVGILWRALLRHNKVSIHFAHRTFKWTSEAKGKAAVYCVIIGFAEFDSDKKWLYEYESPDGEPHKIKVKNINAYLVDAPWILLDNQSKNQFGMPEMMYGNKPTDGGHFLFTDSEKEAFLLDEPLAAQFIKPFISAKEYLHGEKRWVVWLVGASPSEISSMPKVKDRIKAVEAFRKSSKAPTTQNYPYPSLFRQVTQPEEKYVLIPRHTSENRVYIPFGFFDKENIVADSCLSLPGATLFHFGILQSAMHMAWVRAVCGRLKGDYRYSKDIVYNNFPWPETSEKNILEIEKAAQQVLDARAQFPESCLADLYNVLTMPPVLMKAHKELDKVVDAAYGKVRFNSEAERVAFLFEMYKEKRS from the coding sequence ATGGTTGAAATTAAAATCAAACAAGACAGGCGATCAACTGTTCCTTTGAGCATTAACGAGATCAGAAGTCGCGCGTTAGCATTTTCCAAAGAATGGGCAGAAGAAAAAAGTGAAAACGCTGAAGCTCAGACTTTTTGGAATGATTTTTTCCATGTGTTTGGTTTTAACCGCCGAAGGCTTGCAAGTTTTGAAGAACCTGCAAAAAAGTCTGATGGGCAAGGCGGCTTTATCGACCTGCTCTGGAGAAGCGTGCTGTTGGTTGAACACAAATCGCGTGGGAAGAATCTTGATAAAGCTTTTAACCAAGCACTTGATTATTTCCCGGGGTTGAAAGACCGAGATTTGCCTCGCTATATTCTGGTGTCAGATTTTGCCAGATTCCGGCTTTATGATCTTGAAAATAAAGCACAACACGAATTCCAGCTATCCGAACTTTATAAGAATATTAAGCTATTTAACTTTATTGCAGGATATAGAACAGAGGCCTTAAAACCGGAAGATCCTGCTAACATTGAAGCAGCCGAACTCATGGGGAAGCTCCATGATCAACTAAAAGAGGTAGGATATGCTGGGCATCACCTTGAAGTGTATCTTGTACGCTTGCTTTTTTGCCTGTTTGCAGATGATACAGCTATTTTTGAAAGAGGACACTTTCAGGACTACATTGAGACTAAGACGCAAGAGGATGGAAGCGATCTTGCTCAACACCTTAGCACAATTTTTTATATTCTAAACACGCCAGAGGAGCAGCGATTGACGAATCTTGATGATCACTTGGCTTCTTTTCCTTATGTGAATGGCAAACTTTTTTCAGAGCAGCTGCCCCCTGCTGCCTTTGATTCAAAGATGAGACAAATACTTCTCGAATGTGCTGCATTGGATTGGAGCCGTATCAGTCCGGCTATATTTGGTTCGCTGTTTCAGTCTGTCATGATTCCCGAACTGCGGAGGAACCTTGGTGCGCACTATACTACTGAGCAGAACATTCTGAAAGTCATTCACCCTCTATTTTTAGACAAGTTAATAGGTGAATTCAACAAGTTAAAGACTAAGCGCAGCAAGGCAAAGTTGGAAGAATTCCACAAACGTCTTGCAAAGTTGAAGTTTCTTGATCCAGCATGTGGTTGCGGAAACTTTCTTGTTATCAGTTATCGTGAGTTGAGAATGCTGGAATTGGAAGTGTTAAGAGAGATTTACAAGAAGGAAAAAAATGCTGTGTTGGAGATTTCGCATATAGTTTTGCTGGACGTAGATCAGTTTTTCGGGATTGAGATTGAGGAATTTCCTGCCCAGATAGCTCAAGTTGCGCTCTGGATGACTGATCATCAAATGAACATGCGCATCAGCGAGGAGTTTGGACAGTATTTCAGCCGTCTTCCACTTACAAAAGCACCAAGCATTGTTTGCGGTAATGCATTACAAATAGATTGGTCCACAATTATCAAACCTACAGAACTATCCTTTATTCTTGGAAATCCTCCATTTATTGGGCACCATCTCCAGATTCCATCACAGAAAGCTGAAATGCTGGCAATTTATGGAAAAGAAGAGAAATCAGCAGGAGTGATGGACTATGTCACAGCCTGGTATTGCAAAGCAGTTTCATACATTAAAGGTACTGCTATAAAAGTTGCCTATGTTTCTACAAACTCAATCACTCAAGGGGAGCAAGTTGGCATACTATGGCGCGCCCTCTTACGGCACAATAAGGTTTCAATACATTTTGCACACCGCACTTTTAAATGGACCAGTGAGGCAAAAGGAAAAGCAGCGGTTTACTGTGTAATAATTGGCTTCGCTGAATTTGATTCTGATAAAAAATGGCTTTATGAGTATGAAAGTCCAGATGGAGAGCCACATAAAATCAAGGTCAAAAATATTAATGCATATTTGGTTGACGCACCATGGATATTGCTTGATAACCAGTCCAAAAACCAATTCGGAATGCCGGAAATGATGTATGGCAATAAACCAACTGATGGAGGGCATTTCCTTTTTACAGATAGCGAAAAAGAGGCTTTTCTTTTAGATGAACCCTTAGCAGCTCAATTTATAAAGCCCTTTATTAGCGCTAAAGAATATTTACATGGAGAAAAAAGGTGGGTTGTCTGGCTTGTAGGTGCATCACCAAGTGAAATCAGTTCTATGCCAAAAGTAAAAGATAGAATTAAAGCTGTTGAAGCTTTCCGTAAATCAAGTAAGGCTCCAACCACACAAAATTATCCTTATCCATCACTATTCAGACAAGTGACTCAACCAGAAGAAAAGTACGTATTAATACCACGACACACTTCCGAAAATCGTGTATATATCCCATTTGGTTTTTTTGATAAAGAGAATATCGTTGCAGATAGCTGTCTATCACTTCCAGGTGCGACACTTTTCCACTTTGGAATCCTTCAGTCAGCCATGCACATGGCCTGGGTAAGAGCAGTTTGTGGCAGACTGAAAGGCGATTACCGATATTCCAAAGATATCGTATACAACAATTTCCCCTGGCCAGAAACATCTGAGAAAAATATACTTGAAATTGAAAAGGCGGCTCAGCAAGTGCTTGATGCTCGTGCTCAGTTTCCTGAAAGCTGCCTGGCTGATCTTTACAATGTACTCACAATGCCGCCAGTGTTGATGAAAGCTCATAAAGAACTCGATAAAGTCGTGGATGCGGCCTATGGGAAAGTCAGATTTAACAGTGAAGCGGAGAGGGTGGCTTTTTTGTTTGAAATGTATAAGGAAAAGAGGAGTTAG
- a CDS encoding DarT ssDNA thymidine ADP-ribosyltransferase family protein: MTEKKSIRDQKLIYHLTPLENLPSIAENGLLPRSKVQALELEYTDIADQEIIASRVPYNLDQFVPFHFFAKNPFQGAVIKKHPGESFILITIHRNFARKNNFKILDKHPLSLQPFEKPELIDYAEGFEKIDWKAMDKRDYTDPNCKQVCMAECLSPVSLKITDFHSIYTETEEIQLEIYRYFRSKHIHYNDVLFFPNMFVKVSEQ; this comes from the coding sequence ATGACTGAAAAAAAAAGCATCAGAGATCAGAAATTAATTTACCATCTCACGCCATTGGAAAACCTGCCGTCAATTGCTGAAAATGGTCTGTTGCCCCGTTCCAAAGTACAGGCGCTTGAACTTGAATACACTGATATTGCAGATCAGGAGATTATAGCATCCAGGGTTCCCTACAATCTTGATCAATTCGTTCCCTTTCACTTTTTCGCTAAAAATCCTTTCCAGGGAGCGGTTATTAAAAAACATCCTGGTGAAAGTTTTATCCTGATAACAATACATAGGAACTTTGCCCGCAAAAACAATTTCAAAATCCTGGATAAGCATCCGCTTTCCCTGCAACCTTTTGAAAAACCGGAATTAATTGACTATGCTGAAGGCTTTGAAAAGATTGATTGGAAAGCCATGGATAAGCGTGATTATACTGATCCCAACTGCAAGCAAGTATGCATGGCTGAATGTTTGTCTCCTGTATCATTGAAAATTACTGACTTTCACAGTATCTACACTGAAACAGAGGAAATCCAGCTTGAAATTTACAGGTATTTCAGATCAAAGCATATACATTATAATGATGTCCTTTTCTTTCCTAATATGTTTGTGAAAGTGAGCGAGCAGTGA
- a CDS encoding macro domain-containing protein — protein sequence MIFYKKGDILEEKTQALVNTVNCEGYMGKGIAYKFKCRFPENNADYQKACKSKTLTIGTLHWFKENGQLIINFPTKDKWRENSKLEYIEKGMAELVKLIKELGVKSIAIPPLGCGNGGLSWNDVLKIVVKHIKPLQEEIDFVVYEPFQPARIINVDDALSKAPKLTISHYFLIQIKKRLKKFTKTRLQKAAFFMNYFSRQDFFKFDGYLYGPYAHSIDILSTQIKEYQDYYKVKSATAAENLKDTLISNQTHDKMEFFEPFISKAAEFIDSLTVDRDLELYSSICYLVNKSKSASAKEIFNSLQKCSPEKAAKFTWQDVEAAINVLTDRGILTTELMTVSVPEQFMLKAL from the coding sequence GTGATTTTTTATAAAAAAGGCGACATCCTCGAAGAAAAGACCCAGGCGCTGGTGAATACTGTCAATTGCGAAGGCTATATGGGCAAGGGTATTGCCTATAAATTCAAGTGCAGATTTCCTGAAAACAACGCAGATTATCAGAAAGCCTGCAAGAGCAAGACGCTGACTATCGGGACATTACATTGGTTCAAAGAAAACGGACAGTTGATCATCAATTTCCCTACGAAAGACAAGTGGAGAGAAAACTCGAAACTTGAGTATATCGAAAAAGGCATGGCTGAACTCGTAAAACTGATCAAGGAGCTGGGAGTCAAATCCATTGCTATCCCACCCCTTGGTTGCGGCAATGGCGGCTTGAGCTGGAATGATGTGTTGAAAATTGTCGTGAAACATATCAAACCCTTACAGGAAGAAATTGATTTTGTTGTTTATGAGCCTTTTCAGCCTGCACGCATTATTAATGTAGATGATGCACTATCCAAAGCACCGAAACTGACAATCTCGCATTATTTCCTGATCCAGATTAAAAAGAGGCTCAAGAAATTCACCAAGACCAGGCTTCAAAAAGCCGCTTTTTTCATGAATTATTTCTCCAGGCAGGACTTTTTCAAATTCGATGGATATTTATACGGGCCGTATGCTCATTCTATTGACATTCTATCCACGCAGATCAAGGAATATCAGGATTACTACAAGGTAAAATCAGCGACAGCCGCAGAAAATCTTAAGGACACACTGATAAGCAACCAGACGCATGATAAAATGGAGTTTTTTGAGCCGTTTATTTCAAAGGCTGCTGAATTTATCGACTCACTGACTGTAGACCGTGACCTTGAGCTATATTCCAGTATCTGCTATCTGGTGAATAAGTCCAAATCTGCTTCAGCCAAGGAGATATTCAACTCCCTGCAGAAATGTTCGCCTGAAAAAGCCGCCAAATTTACCTGGCAGGATGTGGAAGCAGCCATCAATGTTTTGACTGACAGAGGCATACTCACAACTGAACTCATGACAGTGTCTGTGCCGGAGCAATTCATGCTGAAGGCATTATGA
- the aroB gene encoding 3-dehydroquinate synthase: MPGNIILTGFFGSGKKTIGRILAEKCGFSFLSTDLFMELEERAILGDAFFPGEEILYHPCSLELAEKISPLSGTVIAWGSRAPFDEEYRKLFSKSDRIVYLHVDHDIFLDRVEHRLLPLEWDRQKLSDLYQELSESHVQADHTCDTSMREAGQAAEEIASALNLPRASEETYSEDIKTDASGKHVIQVGNKLSSFLSDRVKELAPRKVAIISNPLVASLFFNKIAGLCGETEIQAFCVPDGEEFKTLSTAERIYGFLLTEGYSRSDLLIALGGGVIGDLCGFVASTYKRGMPVIQIPTTLLAQVDSAIGGKTGINHSRGKNMIGTFYQPEMVISSTAFLQCLPEREFRNGLAEVIKYAIIRDHKLFSFLADRKSDILARKPETLQQIVSCCSKIKTCIVSKDEREELGIREVLNFGHTVGHMIETLTGYTRYRHGEAVAIGMAVEAQICRDKGFLKKKDCEKILTLISDYSLPVSIPEDIDSTRFKEMLTQDKKVRQDMIRLPVPEKIGRAEVKEVECGKFL, from the coding sequence ATGCCTGGAAACATCATACTCACCGGTTTTTTCGGCAGCGGCAAAAAAACGATCGGCAGGATCCTGGCCGAAAAATGCGGCTTTTCTTTCCTCTCCACCGACCTTTTCATGGAACTTGAAGAGCGAGCCATACTCGGCGATGCTTTTTTTCCGGGCGAGGAAATCCTCTATCATCCCTGTTCCCTCGAACTTGCTGAAAAAATTTCCCCTCTCTCAGGGACTGTGATCGCCTGGGGCAGCCGCGCACCGTTCGATGAGGAATACAGGAAGCTGTTTTCGAAAAGCGACCGGATAGTCTACCTTCATGTTGATCACGATATTTTTCTGGACAGGGTCGAGCACCGCCTGCTGCCGCTTGAATGGGACAGGCAGAAGCTCTCAGACCTTTATCAGGAACTGTCGGAATCGCATGTGCAGGCGGACCATACCTGCGATACCTCGATGCGCGAAGCCGGACAGGCAGCAGAGGAGATCGCATCAGCTCTCAATCTTCCCAGGGCTTCTGAAGAAACTTATTCAGAAGACATCAAAACCGATGCCTCAGGGAAGCATGTGATCCAGGTAGGAAACAAGCTGTCTTCTTTCCTGTCCGATCGAGTGAAAGAGTTAGCTCCCAGGAAAGTCGCCATCATCTCCAACCCGCTGGTAGCCTCCCTTTTTTTCAACAAGATCGCCGGCCTTTGCGGGGAGACCGAAATTCAGGCCTTTTGCGTGCCTGACGGCGAAGAATTCAAAACCCTTTCTACTGCTGAGCGCATTTACGGTTTCCTGCTCACAGAAGGTTACTCCAGGTCAGACCTCCTGATCGCGCTGGGCGGAGGTGTAATCGGCGACCTCTGCGGCTTTGTGGCCTCTACCTATAAGCGCGGAATGCCGGTGATTCAGATTCCCACCACACTGCTCGCTCAGGTGGATTCCGCGATCGGCGGCAAGACTGGAATCAATCACTCCAGGGGCAAGAATATGATCGGCACCTTTTACCAGCCTGAAATGGTGATTTCAAGCACAGCTTTCCTCCAGTGCCTGCCTGAGCGTGAATTTCGGAACGGCCTGGCAGAAGTGATTAAATACGCAATCATCCGTGATCATAAACTTTTCTCGTTTTTAGCGGACAGAAAATCAGACATCCTGGCGAGGAAACCGGAAACTCTGCAGCAGATCGTTTCCTGCTGCTCGAAAATCAAGACCTGCATAGTATCAAAGGACGAACGCGAAGAACTCGGCATCAGGGAAGTGCTGAATTTCGGGCATACAGTAGGTCATATGATCGAAACCCTGACCGGTTATACCCGCTATAGACATGGAGAAGCCGTGGCGATCGGCATGGCTGTGGAAGCTCAAATCTGCAGAGACAAGGGATTTTTGAAGAAAAAAGACTGTGAGAAAATCCTGACCCTGATTTCTGATTATTCGCTTCCTGTCTCAATTCCTGAAGATATTGATTCCACAAGATTCAAGGAAATGCTCACCCAGGACAAAAAAGTCAGGCAGGACATGATCAGGCTGCCTGTGCCGGAAAAGATCGGCAGAGCGGAAGTGAAGGAGGTAGAATGCGGAAAATTCTTGTAA
- the aroQ gene encoding type II 3-dehydroquinate dehydratase, which yields MRKILVIHGPNLNLLGERKPEIYGNLTLDQINRKIEQSAKQFKISVLILQSNSEGEIIDAIQTAGDCAGLIINPGAYTHYSYAIRDAIEAIKIPTIEVHLTNIHAREPFRSESVIAPVCTGQISGLGCKGYLLALDCLAKGL from the coding sequence ATGCGGAAAATTCTTGTAATCCACGGTCCTAATCTGAATCTGCTGGGAGAAAGAAAACCTGAAATTTACGGCAATCTGACCCTGGATCAAATCAACCGGAAAATCGAACAATCAGCGAAGCAGTTCAAAATCTCTGTCCTGATTCTGCAGTCAAACAGCGAAGGGGAAATCATCGATGCGATTCAGACTGCCGGAGACTGTGCTGGATTAATAATCAATCCTGGCGCATACACCCATTATTCCTATGCGATCCGCGACGCCATCGAAGCCATCAAAATCCCCACAATCGAAGTGCATCTAACAAACATCCACGCCAGGGAACCCTTCAGGAGTGAATCGGTGATCGCTCCGGTCTGCACTGGTCAGATCAGCGGACTTGGATGTAAGGGCTATCTGCTGGCTCTGGACTGTCTCGCCAAAGGCCTCTGA
- the trpB gene encoding tryptophan synthase subunit beta, which yields MKRQTPDKSGYFGNFGGRFVPETLMGALSELDEAFNCLRSDKKFNQEFKNLLAEYVGRPSPLYFAARLTEEAGGAKIYLKREDLLHTGAHKINNAVGQILLARAIGKKRIIAETGAGQHGVATATACALMGLECCVYMGSEDIRRQKMNVFRMNLLGARVIPVDSGTKTLKDAINEAIRDWVTNVGNTHYCIGSVVGPHPYPFMVREFQSVIGKEARKQILKLEGRLPDAVIACVGGGSNAMGIFHPFVNDKVRLIGVEAGGKGLSTGKHAATLATGRIGVLHGARSYLMQDQDGQILSTHSVSAGLDYSGVGPEHSYYKDSGRADYTSATDKEALQAFRTLCRLEGIIPALESSHAIAHALKTAKTFRKNSILIVNLSGRGDKDLEIMEGLA from the coding sequence ATGAAACGGCAGACTCCGGACAAGTCCGGCTACTTCGGGAACTTCGGTGGCAGATTCGTACCTGAAACGCTGATGGGAGCCCTGTCTGAACTGGACGAGGCATTCAACTGCCTGCGGAGCGATAAAAAATTCAATCAGGAATTCAAAAACCTGCTGGCTGAATATGTAGGCCGTCCTTCCCCGCTTTATTTTGCCGCCAGGCTGACCGAAGAAGCTGGAGGCGCGAAGATTTACCTGAAACGCGAAGACCTTCTGCATACGGGTGCGCACAAAATCAATAATGCAGTCGGTCAGATACTCCTGGCTCGCGCTATCGGCAAAAAAAGAATTATCGCCGAAACAGGGGCCGGCCAGCATGGAGTAGCTACAGCTACAGCCTGTGCTCTGATGGGGTTGGAATGCTGCGTTTACATGGGATCTGAAGACATCCGCCGCCAGAAAATGAACGTTTTCCGGATGAATCTGCTCGGCGCAAGGGTAATTCCTGTGGATTCAGGCACAAAGACACTCAAGGACGCCATCAATGAAGCAATCCGGGACTGGGTGACCAACGTAGGAAACACGCACTACTGCATCGGCTCTGTGGTCGGTCCTCACCCTTATCCATTCATGGTACGGGAATTCCAGTCTGTGATCGGGAAAGAAGCCAGAAAGCAGATCCTCAAACTGGAAGGACGACTGCCTGATGCTGTGATCGCCTGCGTAGGCGGAGGCAGCAATGCGATGGGTATTTTCCACCCGTTTGTAAACGACAAGGTCCGCCTGATCGGAGTAGAAGCAGGGGGAAAAGGCCTTTCCACAGGAAAACATGCCGCTACGCTTGCGACAGGCAGAATCGGAGTGCTGCATGGCGCCAGAAGCTACCTGATGCAGGATCAGGACGGGCAGATACTTTCCACTCATTCGGTCTCAGCAGGACTGGATTATTCAGGAGTAGGCCCGGAACATTCTTATTACAAAGATTCCGGACGGGCTGATTACACTTCAGCAACTGACAAGGAAGCTCTGCAGGCTTTCAGGACTCTCTGCCGGCTGGAAGGCATCATCCCGGCTCTGGAGAGTTCCCATGCAATCGCCCATGCCCTGAAGACAGCCAAAACCTTCCGAAAAAACAGCATTCTCATCGTTAATCTCTCAGGCAGAGGCGATAAAGACCTTGAAATCATGGAAGGCCTGGCATGA
- the trpA gene encoding tryptophan synthase subunit alpha: protein MKISEKFQELRKKRAKAFIPYFTAGFPDLKKSLSLLRMAAANGADIIEIGYPFSDPVADGKTIQQSSQSALESGITLPALLSGVKKLKMTVPLILMSYLNPLMAYGEKRIFGDLQAAGFSGLIIPDMPLEETSDWALKAEKSGIALILLAAPNSTPERIKKIADISQGFIYCVSITGVTGGRKTLPAGLRDFLLQVKKCTDKALCLGFGISNPDQAAKFSPLVDGVIVGSRLVEAIKKGEDLEKLIREFKKALL from the coding sequence ATGAAAATCAGCGAAAAATTTCAGGAACTCAGAAAAAAAAGAGCAAAAGCCTTTATTCCATATTTCACGGCCGGCTTTCCGGATCTTAAAAAAAGTCTTTCACTCCTCCGGATGGCCGCTGCAAACGGTGCAGACATCATTGAAATTGGCTACCCTTTTTCAGACCCTGTGGCAGACGGGAAAACCATCCAGCAGTCTTCACAGTCCGCACTTGAATCAGGCATTACCTTACCAGCGCTTCTATCAGGCGTCAAAAAGCTCAAGATGACTGTCCCGCTAATTCTGATGTCATACCTGAATCCTCTGATGGCTTATGGAGAAAAGCGGATTTTCGGCGATCTTCAGGCAGCGGGCTTTTCAGGGCTGATCATTCCAGACATGCCGCTTGAAGAAACCTCAGACTGGGCTCTGAAAGCTGAGAAAAGCGGAATCGCACTGATCCTTCTGGCTGCTCCTAATTCCACACCGGAAAGGATCAAGAAAATCGCTGATATTTCGCAGGGTTTCATTTACTGCGTCAGCATCACTGGAGTGACCGGAGGAAGGAAAACGCTTCCCGCAGGACTCCGCGATTTCCTGCTGCAGGTGAAAAAATGCACGGACAAAGCGCTCTGTCTTGGTTTCGGTATCTCAAATCCTGATCAGGCTGCGAAATTTTCCCCTCTGGTGGATGGAGTGATCGTGGGCAGCAGGCTGGTGGAAGCAATAAAAAAAGGCGAAGACCTGGAAAAACTGATCAGGGAATTCAAGAAGGCTCTGCTGTAA
- a CDS encoding nucleotidyltransferase family protein yields the protein MNFKELLSQLAFALGSQKVDYALIGGVSLGFWGVNRSTLDLDFLINSDDLGKAESILYDLKYKSFYKTEEVAQYLPEAGGVAVDILIARRKYTLEMLKQSEIHHVSGFSLKVLRPEGIIGLKLQAMGNAPEREALELCDIESLLKSNPGLDWNQLKEYFLLFKREDLFQELKAKYEADR from the coding sequence ATGAATTTTAAAGAACTGCTTTCTCAGCTTGCCTTTGCTTTGGGATCTCAGAAAGTCGATTATGCCTTGATCGGAGGAGTCTCCCTCGGATTCTGGGGAGTGAACCGCTCCACCTTAGACCTTGATTTTCTGATCAATTCAGATGACCTGGGAAAGGCCGAATCAATACTCTATGATCTGAAATACAAGTCGTTTTATAAGACGGAGGAAGTGGCCCAGTATCTGCCGGAGGCGGGTGGGGTCGCAGTGGACATCCTCATCGCCAGGCGCAAATACACGCTGGAAATGCTGAAACAGTCTGAAATACATCATGTTTCCGGATTCAGCCTCAAAGTGCTCAGACCTGAAGGCATCATCGGCTTGAAATTGCAGGCTATGGGCAACGCGCCTGAAAGGGAGGCGCTTGAGCTTTGCGACATTGAGAGTCTGCTGAAGAGTAATCCGGGCTTAGACTGGAATCAGTTGAAAGAATATTTCCTTCTATTCAAACGCGAGGATTTGTTTCAGGAACTGAAGGCAAAATATGAAGCTGACAGATGA
- a CDS encoding alpha/beta hydrolase-fold protein, with translation MKCFILFLLNVFILSAVTASAAETMNTAEITRASSSDICFSAEVFFFGGHSLPYRIHVPLNGTKSGLPVILFLHGSGERGSDNQITLVNGPLKILEFTIRKKMPAIIIVPQCPADLRWVDVDWATDTHEMPVNISWPLDLAVKLADSVIESRQADKSRFYLTGLSMGGFGTWDLLQRMPEKFAAALPLCGGGDTKLAAKVATVPVWAFHGSVDTTVKPVRSRSMVEAVKGAGGSIKYTEYQGEGHNVWAQTYASSEVLLWLFDQKLKK, from the coding sequence ATGAAATGTTTTATTCTCTTTCTGCTGAATGTCTTCATTCTGTCCGCAGTGACAGCATCCGCAGCTGAAACCATGAACACCGCTGAAATCACCCGGGCCTCGTCATCGGATATCTGCTTTTCGGCAGAAGTATTCTTCTTTGGCGGGCACAGCCTTCCATACAGAATTCACGTGCCTCTGAACGGAACAAAATCCGGACTGCCGGTGATCCTTTTCCTGCACGGTTCAGGCGAGCGGGGCAGTGATAACCAGATCACTCTTGTGAATGGCCCGCTCAAGATCCTGGAATTCACCATCAGGAAGAAAATGCCGGCTATCATCATTGTCCCGCAATGCCCGGCTGATCTCAGGTGGGTCGACGTGGACTGGGCTACCGACACTCACGAAATGCCGGTCAATATCTCCTGGCCGCTCGATCTGGCCGTGAAACTTGCGGATAGCGTGATCGAAAGCCGGCAGGCTGATAAGTCCCGCTTCTATCTGACCGGACTTTCCATGGGCGGTTTCGGCACCTGGGACCTGCTGCAGAGAATGCCGGAAAAATTCGCGGCAGCCCTGCCTCTCTGCGGAGGTGGAGACACGAAACTGGCCGCGAAAGTCGCCACAGTACCGGTCTGGGCCTTCCACGGAAGCGTTGATACCACCGTAAAACCAGTCCGTTCCCGCTCCATGGTGGAGGCTGTAAAGGGAGCGGGTGGCAGCATAAAATACACTGAATATCAGGGAGAAGGGCACAATGTCTGGGCGCAAACCTATGCTTCCAGCGAAGTCCTGCTCTGGCTCTTTGATCAGAAGTTAAAAAAATGA